CTTTACAGATATCGGGGAGCATCATTCTGCTCCTGTTCGGAATATTTTGTTTTCTCACGAATCCGACGAAGAAGATTCATAAAAGCGGGAATACGAAAGGTTCGCTGCTTCATAACGGCCTGACGGCGTTTCTCGTAACTTTCTCCAACCCATTGATTATCCTTCTTTTGATGGCGACTTTTGCCCAGTTTGCCTTCGTTCAGCCATCGCAGCCGTTTGAAATGATTGTGGGTTTCACTTGTATTCCCCTCGGTGCGCTGATTTGGTGGTACGGACTGACATGGCTGGTGGATAAGATACGTGGAAAGTTCGATGTGAATGGCATACTGATTATAAACAGAATCATTGGTTCTGTCGTGATTTTATTCTCATTGATTATGCTTGTCGGCACAATTTTCAACCTCTATCACTTACCGTCGATTGGGCATTAAGCTAAAACACTGATATAAAGAATGTTTGTTGCACAGGAATTAAGAAAGAAAAGCATTGCTGAATATCTGCTGTATATGTGGCAGATAGAAGATATTATTCGTGTTTACGATTGTTCGCTGACGAAGATTCGCAGGGAATACATTGACAAGTTTCAATATACCGATGAACAGAAAGAGGAAGAAGAAGATTGGTTTGGCGACCTTGTCAGAATGATGAATCAGGAAGGATGTCGTAAGAGTGGGCATCTTCAGATTAATAAGGTGCTGATGCAGGCTCTGTCTGAGCTTCACGCACAGTTGTTGGCGTCATCAAAATTTCCTTTCTATTCGGCTGAATACTATCGTGTTCTGCCTTTTATCGTGGAATTGCGTGGTAAAACCAAACAGGTGGCCGACAGAATGGCGCGGAAGAATGAGGAAAATCTCAAGGAGATTGCCGCAAATCTGGGGCATAGCGAGATAGAAACCTGCTTCGACGTGCTTTATGGCGTGATGATGCTCCGACTTCAGAAGAAAGAAATCAGTCAGGAGACTGCCACAGCTGTGAAGGAAATCACTACATTGATAGGTATGCTTGCTGATTATTACCAGAAAGATAAGACGGAAGGGCTTATTTTTGAGGATGAGTGAGCTTCTTTGGCAAACTCATAGCACCTGTTTAGGAATGCTGAAGCGCAAGTGTGAAGATATTAAGAACATAAGGATATGAACATTTTAGTTACTGGTGCCAACGGAATGTTGGGTAATACCATTCAGATAGTAACCAAGAACAGTAAAGATAACTACATCTTTACCGATGTCTGCGATGGATACAAGCAGCTTGATATCACGAGTTTTGAAGATGTTCGCAAGGCTGTCAAGGAGAATAATATCGGGTGCATCATCAACTGTGCTGCGTGGACGAATGTTGATAAGGCCGAAACTGCAGGCGAAATAGTGGAAATATTGAATGCTGTTGCTCCTGAAAATTTGGCCAGAGCGATGAAGGAAGTGGACGGCTTGCTCGTTCACGTGAGTACCGATTACGTCTTCGGTGGCGACCCATACAACACCCCTTGCAGGGAAAATCAGAAAGGAACGCCAACTGGTGTATATGGACTGACAAAGCTGCACGGCGAAGAGAAAATCGTTGCAACGGGCGTTAATCATATCATTGTGCGTACAGCGTGGCTGTATGGCGAGTTTGGGCACAACTTTGTTAAGACAATGATGAACCTAACTGCAACAAAACCTGAACTGAAAGTAGTTTTCGACCAGTGTGGAACGCCTACTTACGCAGTGGATTTGGCTAATGCAATCTTTGATATTGTGGAGAACAGGAAGTTCAAGGGCAAGAGTGGTATCTATCATTTCTCGAACGAGGGTGTTTGCTCTTGGTACGATTTCGCCATCAAGATAGCCGAACTCGCAGGCAATACCAACTGCAATATTCAGCCTTGCCACAGCGACGAGTTTCCTTCTCCAGTAAAACGCCCAGCCTATTCGGTTTTCGATAAGACCAAAATAAAGGAAACTTTCGACACGAAAGTGCCATATTGGGTCGATAGTCTGAAGATTTGTATGGAGAATTTAAACAAACAAAACTAATTGGAATAATCATAAATAGAGGAAAAGGCTGTGAGAAACGGAGGCATAATTTCCGTTACTTTCGTCTTTCCTCACGCTCCCACAAAGATATATGAACGAAATAGAACGCAGAAGAACTTTTGCCATCATCTCTCATCCTGACGCTGGTAAGACCACTCTCACAGAAAAGTTTCTCTTGTTTGGTGGACAGATTCAGGTTGCGGGTGCAGTTAAGAGTAATAAAATCCAAAAGACGGCGACTTCCGACTGGATGGATATTGAGAAACAGCGTGGTATCTCCGTATCAACTTCGGTAATGGAATTTGATTACGAGGGTTACAAGGTAAACATTCTTGATACTCCCGGCCATCAGGACTTTGCAGAAGACACTTATCGAACGCTGACGGCAGTAGATTCTGCCATCATTGTAGTGGATTCTGCCAAAGGTGTGGAAACGCAGACGCGAAAACTGATGGAAGTTTGTCGTATGCGCAATACGCCTGTTATTATCTTTATCAATAAGATGGACCGTGAAGGTCGCGACCCGTTCGATTTGCTGGACGAACTGGAAGAGGAACTTCAAATCGGAGTTCGCCCATTGTCTTGGCCGATTGGACAAGGACAGCGTTTCAAGGGTGTGTATAACATTTTTGAGCAACGGCTGAACCTCTTCACTCCTAACAAACAGCGAGTTACTGAAACCGTTGAAGTGGATGTGGATTCAGATGAGTTGGATACTCAGGTTGGTGCTGATTTTGCCGCACAACTGCGCAATGACCTTGAATTGGTAGATGGTGTATATCCTGAATTTGAAGTGGAAACCTATCGTGCCGCCGAAGTTGCACCTGTATTTTTCGGTTCTGCGCTGAATAATTTTGGTGTTCAGGAACTTCTGAACTGCTTTATCAAGATTGCACCAAGTCCAAAACCGACGAAGGCAGAAGAACGTTTGGTGGAGCCGATTGAGAATAAATTCACAGGTTTTATCTTCAAGATTACGGCAAACATCGATCCGAATCATCGCAGTTGTATTGCTTTCTGCAAGGTTTGTTCGGGAAAATTCCAACGCAATCAGCCATATCTGCACGTGCGCAATGGAAAAACGATGCGCTTCTCTTCGCCCACTCAGTTTATGGCGCAGCGCAAGAATACCGTGGATGAGGCTTATCCGGGCGATATTGTTGGTTTGCCGGATAGTGGCGGCGTTTTCAAGATTGGAGATACACTTACCGAAGGCGAGAATATCCACTTCCGTGGTTTGCCAAGTTTCTCTCCGGAGTTGTTCAAGTATATTGAAAACGACGACCCAATGAAGGCAAAACAGTTCCAGAAAGGTCTCGAGCAGTTGATGAACGAGGGTGTTGCGCAGTTGTTTGTCAATCAATTCAACAATCGTAGGATTGTAGGCACGGTCGGACAACTCCAATTTGAAGTTATCCAATACCGTCTTGAACACGAATACAATGCCAAATGCCGTTGGGAACCGGTTCATCTGCACAAGGCTTGTTGGATAGAAGCCGACGACGAAAAGGAACTGGACAATTTCAAAAAGCGCAAGTATCAGTATATGGCAAAGGATATTGAAGGCAGAGACGTCTTCCTTGCCGATTCAGGCTACGTGCTCAGTATGGCACAACAAGATTTTGAGGATATTAAATTCCATTTTACCAGTGAATTTTAACGCTATAAGAAGATTGCTCAACCGAGCAATCTTTTTTGTTTTCTATTCTTCCGTTTTGTTTTTTGTAAGAATTAATTACTCAAAAGCGCATATGTTTTTTCTGTAATCTGGAGAAATATTCTCTATTTATTAAATGAATAAAGCTGATTTTCGCAAAATAGAATTGTGTTTATCGGATGATTGTTTTGCATTTTTGCGATAAATGCAAAACGTTCTTCGTAAGATTGCACGGAGAAATTACGAAGAATGATCTCCAAAATAAGGTTTATAGTTCGGATTTATTCATCTATTTGAGAACAGAATGCTTGATTCATAGTGCACAAATTGATGATATAGCTTCTTAAGTGATTGTAAATGTGTTTGTTAAGGTTGCACATAAAATATGGTCATATTTATAAATGAAAAATATTTCTTTGGAAATAATGAAGTTATGAATGCCCTTTTGTAAAGATTATTCGTGTTTATGTGAACGTGTCAGACACATTATACTTATCGAAAAAGTGTTGAATGCGTGGGTTTTTAAACTTTGGGCAATACATAGAATCAGTAGATTGTCTTAAAAAATCAAAAGCCTTTGGAAAAATCCAAAGGCTTTTGTTATGTTAGGATGTGGAAATTTGTAGACTATCTACTCCACCAATGTTTTTTCTTGCGAGGTTCTCGGTCTTCAAATGAAGTGCCAAGATAGCCTCTTGATTCCCACGTTTCGTGATTTTTAATCATCTGATAGATTGTGCCCCAGTCGGGTAAACCTCCTAGGTTTCGGTCGTCGATGAACATTTCTACCTTTAGCTTTCTGGAAAAATGGTTGTTCTTCTCCCGTTCTTCTTCGGGATAGTCCTTGTTGATTGCCCAAAATTCAACTCCTTTATTCTTGCACCAATCCACGGCTTCCTGAAGAAGTTCCCCTTCTCTCACGGTCCATAAGATGAGTTGGTGTCCATCCTTGATGAGTTCTTTGAGCGTTTCCGTTGCGAAAGGAATTTCATCGCCAATCTTTGGATATCTGTGTTCGACGATTGTTCCGTCGAAATCTATTGCTATTACCATATACTCTTCAAAATTAAAAAGGTACTAAAAATGAATTACAGTACCTTTTGGGAAGTTTTATTATCGTTTTATAGACTTATCGTTCTTATTTCCGTAATGGCTATTGCTGTAATTTCCGTATTGACCGTATGAACTGCCATACTTGCCACTGCCATATCTGCCATACTTGCCGTATTTTCCGTATCCGTAATAATATCCATACTTCTTCTTGGACATATCGATACCGTTGATAACGATTGAAATCTTAGGCAGTTTCTTCTCTCTTGAAAGTTCGTTGATCATTTCAAATGTAGCCTTCGGCGTATAGTCAGCACGGCAGAGGAACACCGTAGTATCTGCTACTCGTCCAATCTGCAATGTATCCGTAACCAAACCGACTGGTGCCGTATCTATAATAATATAGTCATACTGAGATTTCAATAACCCAAAGATTCTGTCAAGCGAGTTTCTTGCAACAAGTTCGGCGGGGTTTGGGGGAACAGGCCCTGCAAGAAGCAAGTCAAGATTCTTGTTGATTTCAGATGGGATAATCTGATTGTTGATATCTTCAAGATCTATTGACTCCTTAATCAGCAGATTGGTTATACCGTGCTTCTTGTCTTTTAAACCAAACAGCTCTGCAAGTCTTGGCCTGCGAATGTCGAGACCTACCAAAACAGCCTTTTTTCCAAGCAATGCAAAGCT
The Prevotella sp. HUN102 genome window above contains:
- a CDS encoding LysE family translocator; translation: MSMPFIQLDILDFMFKGILIGIIASAPMGPVGILCIQRTLNKGRWYGFITGVGAAVSDVIYALIVGLGMSFIMEPLQNPKYQFALQISGSIILLLFGIFCFLTNPTKKIHKSGNTKGSLLHNGLTAFLVTFSNPLIILLLMATFAQFAFVQPSQPFEMIVGFTCIPLGALIWWYGLTWLVDKIRGKFDVNGILIINRIIGSVVILFSLIMLVGTIFNLYHLPSIGH
- a CDS encoding DUF4924 family protein gives rise to the protein MFVAQELRKKSIAEYLLYMWQIEDIIRVYDCSLTKIRREYIDKFQYTDEQKEEEEDWFGDLVRMMNQEGCRKSGHLQINKVLMQALSELHAQLLASSKFPFYSAEYYRVLPFIVELRGKTKQVADRMARKNEENLKEIAANLGHSEIETCFDVLYGVMMLRLQKKEISQETATAVKEITTLIGMLADYYQKDKTEGLIFEDE
- the rfbD gene encoding dTDP-4-dehydrorhamnose reductase, giving the protein MNILVTGANGMLGNTIQIVTKNSKDNYIFTDVCDGYKQLDITSFEDVRKAVKENNIGCIINCAAWTNVDKAETAGEIVEILNAVAPENLARAMKEVDGLLVHVSTDYVFGGDPYNTPCRENQKGTPTGVYGLTKLHGEEKIVATGVNHIIVRTAWLYGEFGHNFVKTMMNLTATKPELKVVFDQCGTPTYAVDLANAIFDIVENRKFKGKSGIYHFSNEGVCSWYDFAIKIAELAGNTNCNIQPCHSDEFPSPVKRPAYSVFDKTKIKETFDTKVPYWVDSLKICMENLNKQN
- a CDS encoding peptide chain release factor 3, translated to MNEIERRRTFAIISHPDAGKTTLTEKFLLFGGQIQVAGAVKSNKIQKTATSDWMDIEKQRGISVSTSVMEFDYEGYKVNILDTPGHQDFAEDTYRTLTAVDSAIIVVDSAKGVETQTRKLMEVCRMRNTPVIIFINKMDREGRDPFDLLDELEEELQIGVRPLSWPIGQGQRFKGVYNIFEQRLNLFTPNKQRVTETVEVDVDSDELDTQVGADFAAQLRNDLELVDGVYPEFEVETYRAAEVAPVFFGSALNNFGVQELLNCFIKIAPSPKPTKAEERLVEPIENKFTGFIFKITANIDPNHRSCIAFCKVCSGKFQRNQPYLHVRNGKTMRFSSPTQFMAQRKNTVDEAYPGDIVGLPDSGGVFKIGDTLTEGENIHFRGLPSFSPELFKYIENDDPMKAKQFQKGLEQLMNEGVAQLFVNQFNNRRIVGTVGQLQFEVIQYRLEHEYNAKCRWEPVHLHKACWIEADDEKELDNFKKRKYQYMAKDIEGRDVFLADSGYVLSMAQQDFEDIKFHFTSEF
- a CDS encoding BT0820 family HAD-type phosphatase, with the protein product MVIAIDFDGTIVEHRYPKIGDEIPFATETLKELIKDGHQLILWTVREGELLQEAVDWCKNKGVEFWAINKDYPEEEREKNNHFSRKLKVEMFIDDRNLGGLPDWGTIYQMIKNHETWESRGYLGTSFEDREPRKKKHWWSR